One Mycolicibacter sp. MU0083 DNA window includes the following coding sequences:
- a CDS encoding sulfotransferase family protein: MSGWVAPPRSPAALQAYAAAEHDRGLAPQKYRLGADAVQSVVDRACRGADSTVLGPAAAWRPGLVEYLGSAAEDGRLNALGALTVQNTAVGRLVARWRIAEYLRSHPDVERRPVGPPIVIIGGWRTGTTYLFRLLAQDPRLRAPLPAELGLPWKLPGELAPEVREQRIQAAAAANQMLHILNPTMAAVHDSGPQMAEECVLGMGTTLCNWGFTATTRLNGYARWLARQDLSEEYRQHRRMLQILDGCDGRRWVLKAPAHTAELDHLIATYPGACIVQLHRDVVPTVASGASLFATYRSTYSDEVDGADVGRTQLDQTELWLRRALGVRESDAAQRVTWVDVQYTDLVSRPEQTLHRIYAGAEMDSPDVAAMLDRNEVVHSRDAHGKHRYSAAEFGLDPGEVRERLRFYTNAFEVPAG; the protein is encoded by the coding sequence ATGAGCGGCTGGGTCGCCCCGCCACGTAGCCCGGCCGCACTGCAGGCCTACGCCGCCGCCGAACACGACCGCGGGCTGGCGCCGCAGAAGTATCGGCTCGGCGCCGATGCGGTGCAGTCGGTGGTCGACCGCGCCTGCCGCGGCGCCGACAGCACCGTTCTGGGGCCCGCCGCGGCGTGGCGGCCCGGGCTCGTCGAATACCTCGGCTCGGCGGCCGAGGACGGCCGACTCAATGCCCTGGGTGCGCTGACGGTGCAGAACACCGCGGTGGGCCGCCTGGTCGCGCGGTGGCGGATCGCCGAGTATCTGCGCTCGCATCCCGACGTGGAACGGCGGCCGGTAGGCCCGCCGATCGTCATCATCGGTGGCTGGCGCACCGGCACGACCTACCTGTTCCGGCTGCTGGCCCAAGACCCGCGGCTGCGTGCGCCGCTGCCCGCCGAGCTGGGTCTGCCGTGGAAGCTGCCGGGCGAACTGGCTCCCGAAGTGCGCGAGCAGCGGATCCAGGCAGCGGCTGCCGCCAACCAGATGTTGCACATCCTCAACCCCACCATGGCCGCGGTCCACGACTCCGGGCCGCAGATGGCCGAGGAATGTGTGTTGGGCATGGGCACGACGCTGTGTAACTGGGGGTTCACGGCGACGACGCGGTTGAACGGTTACGCACGTTGGCTGGCCCGGCAGGATCTGTCCGAGGAGTACCGCCAGCATCGCCGCATGCTGCAGATTCTCGACGGCTGCGACGGGCGCCGCTGGGTGCTCAAGGCACCGGCGCATACCGCCGAGCTCGATCACCTGATTGCGACCTACCCGGGCGCCTGCATCGTGCAGCTGCACCGCGACGTCGTACCGACCGTCGCCTCCGGGGCGAGCCTCTTTGCGACGTATCGCTCGACCTACAGCGACGAGGTCGACGGCGCGGACGTGGGCCGAACCCAGCTCGATCAGACCGAACTGTGGCTGCGGCGAGCACTGGGCGTCCGCGAATCCGATGCGGCGCAGCGCGTTACCTGGGTCGACGTGCAATACACCGATCTGGTTTCCCGACCTGAGCAGACGCTGCACCGGATCTACGCCGGCGCGGAAATGGACAGCCCCGATGTGGCCGCGATGCTGGACCGGAACGAGGTGGTCCATTCACGCGATGCCCACGGCAAGCATCGCTATTCAGCCGCCGAATTCGGCCTCGACCCCGGCGAAGTGCGCGAACGGTTGCGCTTCTACACCAATGCGTTCGAGGTGCCGGCCGGCTGA